The DNA segment AGCACTGCTTGCCCTTGCATTTCCATAAGTGGATTGACTGCCTAGCTGTATTTCGAATCTTGATTGATTTTTAACCTTATCTTGGTTCAAAAGTCTAGCTTTAACTATCCAAATCACTTTTGATGAGGTGCTAGTTTCTTTTCTGACTATTTCAGCCCATGAACTGGTTATATACGTCATAATTAATTACCCTCACTATCTCCTGAGTAGAAAAGCCCGGTGCCGCTGATTGTCTGGCTATCTTTATTGACACCACCAACACTTTCAATATCCCACTCGTGGATGGGGTGGGTTTCGAAACGGTGGTTAGCAATCGTGACCCATTTGCCAAAATAACTTTCATGTTCGTTAATTCGGATTGCGTCTGTTCCATCGGCACGAGTGAAACGAAGCTCATCATCGTTCAAAAGGGCTTCTTTTTTGGAGTCTTCACCATTGATTTTTCGCTTAATATGGAGACCTTTATCATCAAATTTATTAGTGATGGAAGACATCGTCCCATCAAACTCTTTTTTAGTGACTGTTTGGCTAATTGCCTCAGCTGTTTGTTCTAATTGAGTTTTTAAATCTGAGTCATTACTTCTTAATTCTGTCAGTGTTTCGGTAAAAGTCTTATTCCCAATTCGAATTAAAGAGGCATCTAATGTTCCTGTAGTAATCGCATTAGCATTGATTTGACCATCCGCCGTAATCGCTGTTTCATACGGTCCGGCATAACCATTAGAGCTAAATCCCAATCCACCTTGAGTCCATCGCCATATATTTTTGGCTTGCTTATAATCAGGGTGATCTGAAATCACCAATTCTGTCCAATTTCCATCGGCATCCGTGATCTTCGTCACATAGCCACTTAAATTAGTAATATTTGAAGTAGCGTTATTTACAGCCACATCTACCGCCGATTTAATCAAAGGCTGAATGGATGACTTAGTGGATTCTTTGACCGTCTGCGCAAATGAACTCTTAGCATCACCTAGCGTAACTTTCGTGTAGCGTTCACTTAAAACATCATATTCCGTTTTAATGACCTTAGCTGTTGCATTCACACCTAATTTATCAAAGATAACATGGACGGTATCACATAAATTCACTCTTTCAAGAGATACAATGTTTTTGTATTCCTCTGTCTGCCAAAGCTGAATAAAAGACACATCCAGTGTTACCTTTGGTACACCTAGCTTATTATTCTTTAGGTACTGCTTTGACTTATTGTTTACCTGTTCTTTTGTTGGCTTTTTTTCAAAGTCAGACGAACATTCCAAAACATAGATACGCTCTTTTAGATAATCAGCATGATTATCCAGGTATTGAATGTCTCCAATCACTATTTCGTGCTTGTCATTTTCTTCTTTAGACCAATACGCCAACACACCTGTATAAACTGCATCAATTGATTCTTCTTGTTTTAAATCAATCAAATTCTTGCCATAGCGGATTGTAACACCGTTATCAGTTCCACGGTTTTGATGAACTTTAACTGTAAATCTATCGAATTCCAGTTCTGCACCTTTTCCAAAAGAATCCAAGATAGACCCTTCAACTCCAGCTAATCGACTTCTAAAAGTTGCTGGTACTTTTTGATTGTATTTACCCGTACCGCTAATATCCGTCCAAACTTCAAAAGGATTAAGAATCATGGAGTTGTTTTTTAATCCAATCAGAGCGGAAGCGCAATCGCTAGCTTTAAAAGGAGCAACGGGTATTCCTGCTAAATCATAGCTAATATGCTGGGCATATATCGTCACAATGCCACTAACAGGGCGTGATACTTTGTAAATCCTGAATGGCTGTAATCGTTTTCCATCACTTGGCAAAGCCATAATAATTTTATTGTTTTGAATTTCATTATAATGAATGCCACCAAGTGGGTATTCCATTTCCAATTCATACAATCCATTTCTCTCTTCTTCAACAATACAAGAAATGGCATCAGCCAAAGTGCCAATGCCATTAGTATTAAACTGCATTTCTGTTGTTTCATAGAGAATAGGTTTCATATCGTATACCACCTTGGAATAAGTTCAACTTTAGTAATTCCAGCATCAAAGATAACACTATTAACAGTGTTTGCGTTAAGAACAGGTTCACCAATCATTTCAACAAAACTATTGCGATTGTCTGCCCCTTCATACGCATTTAATAAGTCACAATCCACTTCAATATATTTATTGCCGGATTTCAGTATTTTAATTGCGGATTGACCAATCTTTATAGTGCCGACACCATAAATTTTTAGAATTGGCTTTGCTACATAATTAGTTGGATTGGTAATAGTTCCAGATGTAGTTAGTGTTGTAACTACTTCGCCACTCTTTAAAAATTTTTGAGGCATACAATCAAAGGTAATATCGAATGTTGCGGCCAGTTTATCTTTGCTCTCCACCTCAAAAGAACCATTATAACGTGCCATTCTATAGTAGGTTGAGTTGATTGTATCTTCCAATCTTTGATAACCGTTAAAAGCGTTTAAATACGCTCTCAACTCGTCTAACTTAATGCTCATCTCTTTAGAAATATAACATTTGTACGTCACTTGTACATTATCAAACGTATTGCTATTGAGCGGTGTTAATGTCCCGTTTCTACCCGGGACTGTGATTGCATCTAATCGCCTTGCCGATGAATTCCAGCCATCACTATCTGACACAAAAGTAAAAAAGGAAGATGACGGTCTTCCTGCATATATAAATATATTAGACATTGAACGCCATCTCCTTTCTTCTGGCTAAGTTAACCATATGTTCCTCTATTATCTCTGCTAACTCTTTAGGGTCTTTGTTATATCCGTTAATTTGAATAGTAACGCCACCCATATTAACAGTACCCACTTGTGTTCTTTTGCCTTCAATTAGGTTTCTTAAATAGTTTTCTGACATAATCACTTCTCTACCTTTTTCTCCACCACCTAGAAGCGAATTGCCATTTGATCCAAAAATAGTAGCACCATCAAGCAAATAAGGCTTATCCATCGCTTTAGCATACCATTTAATACTTAATCGAGGCACCTTTGGAGGCATTAATGAAAAGCTACCTTCCAATTTGAAGTGAGGCAATTTAATTTTTGGAAGATTCCACTTAAAACTAAATATCCCTTTTAACCAATTGATTATTGGAGAAACAATGGATTTAATTCCATTAAAAACTTTTAAAAATGTATTTTTGATTGAATCTAACGGATTTAAAACAAAATTAGCTAACGCCATTACCGCCCCACCAATGCTGGATAAAACGGGTTTTAAAATGCTGTTCCAAAACCCCGCAATGGCGTTGATTGTACCGCCAACCACGTTTTTAATGTTGGTCCACGCTTTATTAACAAACTTTCTAAAGCCCTCATTATTTTGATAAAGTAGCGTTAGTGCAACGATTACGGCCCCAATAGCCGCCAAAATAGGATGAGACATCAAAACACCCAAACCATTTGAAAGCTTAGCAACCGCTCCCGTTATACCGGATAACACCGATGTCACCGGCCCAATAGCCGCTAAAACACCCGCTATCGTCAATATAATATCTCTCTCACTATCATCGAGTCCGTTCCAGCCTTCAGTTAAGCCTTTAACAACAGGAATGATATTATTGACAGCCGTTTGAATGGATGGCATTAGTGTTTCTGCTATATCGTGCCCCAAAGACATCAAACTATTCAAAACTGTTTGCCATTGATCAGCAGGATCTAATGTGGCATCAAAAGTATTGCTTACAGAACCCAGCGAATCATTAAGCGCCTTACTGGAATTAGTAAACATATCAGCCGATAATGTACCGTTTTTGAAGGCTGAATACAGTTGTGGACCCGCCTTAGCTCCAAAAACTGATATAGCTCCCTCAGATGAAGATAATGCCTTTTTAAAGGCTTCTTGCATACTAATGCCCTCACTCATAGCTGAAGCTTGTACCTTTTTCAATCCTTGCATAGCGGTGGACACATCTACTCCGGACTTTTCAAGATTACCCAAAAGTGTGGCGGAAGAAGCTGCATTCAGACCCATACCTCTTAATGCTGTAGCATTTGTTATCATATGCTGTTCAAGAATGTCCATACTAATCCCAGTATCTTGGCCAACTTTATTTAAGGCATCTAACATAGCTCCTGTATCTTTTGAAGATACACCAAAAGCCGACATTGCTTTTTGAACTTTATCAATAGATGAATTAACATCAACACCATTTATTTTTGCAAATTTAAGGAATTGTGTTGAAACACCCTCTAGCTGTTTCCCTGTTAAACCAAATCTGGTATTTACTTCACCGATAGCTGTTCCTGCCTCTTTAAAGGAAGCAGGCATAGTAGTTGCGATATTTCTAACAGACTCTTGCATATTATGCAACGCGTTGCCCGTTGCTCCCGTTTTCTTCACGACAATATCAAGTCCATCATCAACTTGTTTCCATGAAGCCATTGCAGCCGTAGCAAGCCCGGCAATGGGAACTGTCAAACTTTTTGTCATCGCTTCGCCAACAGGCTTTAAAGAATTACTAATTCTGCCCATTGCATTACCGAACGACCCTAAAAAAGATTTGCCTGATTGCTTGCCGGCGCTAGTGCCGGCTTTTGCTGTTTCTTTCCCCAACGCATCGGAGATTGCATTACCGATACCATCGGTTGTCGGTATTAATCTCACATATGCACTTGCTAACTCAATACCGTTTGCCACTATGCACCTCCATATCTAGACCTATTAAAGTCACTTGCAGAATTGTATTGTCTGCAAGTATCTCGTTTTTCTTCTTTACTTTCGTTACCCAAAACGATGTTAACCATTTTTTGGGGCATATCTTTTTTCCCATCTCCCACTAGTAAATATTCAATTTCAGCTAGCCGATCATGTATACTTGGCAGTAGTAAGTAATTAGGAAATTCACAGATTCCTTGCATTTTTTTATAAACTCTTGAATTAGCCCCTAAACCGAAAACTAAAATTGCCACTTTTGAAGGTGGCAATTGTTTATAATCAAAAAGGTGATAAGTCTCTGCTAGATCGCAGAATAACTCATCACCATATTTGTTAATTATTTCGGCAAGGGCTATTAGTTTTTTCCATTTGTAATGGATACCATTAAACTGGATAATTCTTCACTCATTAAAGTTGCATGAACAATACCATCATTTGATAAAGAACGTACATGCTCTTTAAAAGTTCCATACCCATCTTCACCCAATAGCATTTTCATAGCTGAAATCAATGCGCTTGGTTTTCCTTTGTCTGCTTCGCCCCATAATTCAAGCAATTCCCAGTTATCCAGCGCATTATCTTTCACTTCGATTTCAAATCCTGTTTTTGTTTTACCTTTCATAACTCAACCTCCTATGCAGCTGGCATTTGGTAATAATCATAAGACGTATTACCTTTATCATCTAACATTGCTTTTAATGTGACATCATATCCAATTGCAGAATCTTTTTTATAATCCAAATCACCCAATTCTGTAATTTTGGCATTTGGAATCACAATACGTGACAATGTACCGTCAAGCATTACTGTATCAATCACCCAAGTGTTGGTTTTAGGTTCAGAGGCATTGTGTTTAACTGTCATCTTAGATGATGCGGCTACAAGTTTACCTTCCACATTCGCATCACCATAAACTGCTTTCTGAACTATATCATTTAAAGCCTCAATCATCTTAAACTTGAACGTTTCGCTATATTCGGTCTGAACAGTGGCCACAATGCCGCCTCCCCATTCTTTTACGTCATTAGAACTTCTAGCTTGTGATCGCGTAACCCCCTCTTCCGAAATGTATCCTACACCTTTAAAAGCTACATTCAATGCAGTGTTTGCGTCTGTAGGCAATACCGTGCCAATTGGTGCATAATAAATTGCACCCGTAATTTTTGGGCTACTAGTAGATACATTCTTAGCACTATTTGTATTCATTTCTGCCATTTTATCCCTCCATAATTTCTTGCGTAACAACAGAAAATACCGCTTGATAACGGTATTCTTTTGTCTCTATATTTGTAAAATTGTAATCATTGATAAGCAGTATGGAAGATATTCCTATTTTATTTGCACAAAGCATAACCTTCTTTACTTTTTCATTTAATTGAACTGCTTTTAACAATGATTTTGCATGTGATTTAACAGCAATTGTAGAAACCGTTATCCAATCTTTACTGGATGTTCCCGTTTTTTCTACAATTACATATTCTTCCGGAACATTTTTTGGCCGTTCCATATAAGCTTTAATACCTTCACTGTTCAACAATTTAATGATTTCTAATTCAACCATATTCACCCCTGTGTACTTTTTAGAAGCGTGTTATTGTCTAGGTTATCCTGCTTAGCTTTGCCACTCTTTGATCTAACAATAGCTGTAACACGTCCATCTTTTGAAGAATGGTTGATTCTATACTCATAGCCTTCTCCGGCTCTTGCCGCCTGTTTTCGTGCAAGTTCTTCAATATAATTTTGTACTGCAGGACACTTCAACAATTGATTCACACCTTTTTTATTGAGTTCTAGATGCTCCAATTTTCCATTATTCATAACGTTCGACATAATATTTGTCATTCCATTCTAGTGGAATCATCTTTTCAATTCCCTTTTGTGATAATGAGAAAACGTGCCAGCGATATCCAAAAAACTCAACGATTGCATCAGTCCATGTGTGCTCATCTCCCTTTGGAATCGCAATTTGATACTGCGCTTTTTTACCATAAAGGTTTGTTACATCAAGGTTTTCTTGTGAACCAACAGGTGCAACGAGTACATTTTCTACTTCAATGGCTTTTCCATCTTCGTATATAGGGGCATTAAATTCATCCAAACCTATCTGTACCTTAGGAAGGATTTTAACCGTGATACCCTTAATGGATGCCATATAAATCAACCACTCCAAAGCGCTGGCGTGTTAGACCTAGTCGCTTTAAGTCCTTCTTTAAGATAGACATTCCACCACCTGTATTAACATAGGTGCCTGACCACGAATAGCCTAATGCAGATTGTGATTCTTGTGAGAGCATACTTGCGTTATCTGAGGATAACTGATCTAGATATCGAGAAACGATGTCTACAACCACTGATTTCACCACATTAGAAAGTATTTCGCCCTTAGCAATCATCTTATCTAAATCTTTTCCAACTTTCATAGCCTCTTGTCGTAAAGAATCGGATACAACAGGGAGTAACGCTTCTACCTGTTCTTGTTCAGCATTAGATAAAGGTTTCCAAAGAGTATTGACATCATTTACGCTTGCTAGGTTTATCATCCTTTACCACCTTCTTATCTTTAGTGGCTGCAGGAGACGGCTTTTCTACCGCCTCCCATACATCACTAATTAAAACAGATGAAACATCAATTACACGGCCGTTTTTAATGTTTCTATACTGCATGATTAAGCCTTCGCAATCTTCTTGAAGGATGCAGTATCTAAGATGCCCCAACCGATGTATGCTTCTGCACGTAATACTATCTGATTTGTACGCTTTAGGTCGCCCTGTCCGTCTGGATCACCATACTCGATGATTTCGCATGGTACATTTTCGGCATATCCCCACTTAAATGCGTTTTGGAAGTCACCGACAATTGCTAAGTCCTTAGATGTGCCAAAGGAAACTGTGTTATTTACATCGGATGCCATTCCATAGAATGCTTCTGGATTCTGACCGAAACGGAATTCAGGATACTGTACTACACCATTAACCTTAATCTTGGATAATGCAGCACTAAATGCTGGAGCCATTGCGATACCTGTTACTACGCCATCTTCACCTGTGATAGCCTGTACAGCAGTATCGATATCTTCATCTTCCTTTCCTGCAGTTGTTGTAACTGTAGTGATTGAAGCCATATCAAAGTTCTTAGTAGCTAAGGAAGTAACTGCTGTTTTTGTTGCGGGATTCACCCCGTGAAAGGCACTAATGTCTAAAGCACGTGCAATCTTAGCCGAAAACCCATCTGCAAAGGCTTGCAAATATGGAAGTTGCTGTTCTTCAGACATGTTTACAAATTCGTCTGTTAAACGGTGTTGATAAATAAACTTCATGGGTGCAATTGTTACAGGCTTAAAGCTAGCATCACCAGCAGGTTTATTTTCGCCTTCGCCTACGATAGATGCTTCACCATCCATCGCAAATGTCATTTCTGTCATGCCCGCAAATGGAATTGGTGTTTGCCCAGATAATTTAGCCAAGGAAGAATGTCCCTTTGCTTTGCTGAATACCTCTGTTACTAATTCAGCTGGAAATAAATTCGTTGATTTTGTAATAGTTGACATATTTTTATTCTCCTTTAAGTGATTTCGCTAACGCTCTTACTGCGTTGTTTTTTTCGCCACCTTGATTTCCTTCCGGTTCTGCCAGTGGTGCTTTTGGCTTGTTGTTTCCAATCAATTTCACAAGCGTTTCTGCATCCTTTCGGATATCTTCTTCCGTTTCTCCCGAAAGCCTACTTGCCATCTCATAAGGTAGTCCTGTCTCGTGAGCAATTCGCGTTTTTACCGAGGCGGTCTCGTAACTCTTGATTTTGGAATCCCTATCCGCAAGCTGTTTATCGTAATCTGCATACTTCTTGGCCTTTGTTTCTGCGTCTTTAGAAAGTGTTGAAATCTGCGTATCGTAATCTTTTTTGATTTGTTCTAAATCCGTAGGGCTCGTATATCCCTCATATTTTTTAGTTACTGAACTACGCTCTCTTTCTAGTCTGTCTTTCATTACCGAATCAAACTGTTCTTGCGTTGTGATTGGTGTAAATACTTCTGCCATTTAATTAAGTCTCCTTTCCCTCTTCAATCCGTGAGGTATACGTATTTTTAAAACTATCTAAAAAGGCGACTATTTTGTACCGACCCCCAAAAGTCTAACTTTTGGAGGTCACATCATTTTAGCCGCCCTAATAGAACACCTTTTGTTTTCTGCGTTCTTTTGTCTTTTTACATGACCAAAACGCAAAAATCATCGATTCCATCAAAGATACATCAACTGTTTCTTTAATGGATTTAAAACCAAAACCGCCATTACTACCAATAGCACGTCTTTGAACATTACAAACTGATTGAAGCAACGATGGTTGCCCTTTGTGGCATATCATTTTTTGATCTAGGCATTGTTGGAATAGTGCGTTTGCTTCAATAACTTCTCCAACTTTAGGAAAGATTGGTTCTTTCTTAATTCCGGCGTCTTTCATGGCATCTGCCAGTAGCTTTTGACCACCTGCTCCATCTATTACTACATTTTGTAATTCAGCTTGTTTCAAGAAACGAATCAGCCATCCTAGCCCATTTCGCTGTGGTTGACAATCTATACTTTCAACAAAGATTAAATCATTTGTCGTTTTAACCGCAATACTTAATGCAACATTTTTTCCATCAGCACCGAAACGAATGCCAGCATATAACTTTCCTTTGAACTTAGGCAACTTATCAACCTGTAATTCCTTCCATTGTGATTCGCTGATGTCTGATTTCAGATTTAACTTAGTCCAGTATCCTAAACGCTGAATGTTGAAGTCCAATTCATCTTCCCCAATTTCATCACGTATTTTACGTTCTGTTAGAATCGTGCCTAGCGATGGATTTGTCTCATACCAAGTCTCTACATCATTGACATCTGTCATGCTTTCGACTGACCATTCTGCCCAACCTGTATTACTGGTCTTACCTGCCAATGTATTCTCTCTCATGTGCGTAAATACTGTACCCGAGGATACCATTGTAGGTGGTGTACCGCAGAATATCGTCTGTGGATTTGGAGATGAAGAAACAACGTACTTCAATGTAGTCTCTTGATCGTTCTGGTATTCCTGTGCCTCGTCAATGATAAGCAGATCATATCCTTCACCAAGTCCACCCTTAGATGTTCTTGTTCTAAACGATGCAAGTCCACCACCTTCTATCATCTCGATTTTTTCCAATCCATATTGACGAGTTACTATGAAATCTTCTTTTTCTTTGTATCCAGCTTTGACCATAATGTCATATAGACGGCTAAAGGCTGAACTAGATGTTGGCGTTCTGTGCGCTGTATGTAGGATACGTTCCCCTTTAATTAAGCCATAAATCTCTCGTATGGTAATAACTTCGTTCTTGCCATTTCTTCGTGATACAGCATATCCAAACTTTGAATGTACCCACAGTTCTTCATCATCATAGGAAAGTAAGTCATAGATTAATAACTTCTGCCAGTCCTGTGCTTTACGTTTTGATTTTTCGTATAGTGCGATTGCTTCTTCTCCATATGTCTTTTCATATGGCAAAATAATGGATTGAGTTGGTGTTTGGCGACCTAATCTTTTAGGTTCTGCCATAACTCCTCCTTATCCATTTTCTATCTTCTTTGGTGGTCTGAATACTTTTCTCATTATTTATCCTCCAAAATAATATAAGACTTTTATATGCATTGACTTTCTCTAAAAATCAATTATACTAAGGGTAATGATGGGTCCTGCTCCGGTTGGAGGAGGGGCCATCATTTTATGTTATTTATTGTTTCGGCAAAGAATAGAAATAATAGATCGCTTCGTTTAATAATTACACTGTTGTAATTTAATATAAATAAAAACATCGTAGAATTTACGATGTTTTATAGTCCTATTCAAACTCCAGAAATCATGCCTTGAAGTTTATCGCCTAACTTCGCATATAAATTTGCCAGTTTTTCATTCTTTTCGACATTACACGATTCTTCCAAATAGACTTCATCAGCAATTTGTAAAAGTTCATCATCCTCATATTCCCTATTTTCAATTGAAATCCCAATATCATAGAGTAACTGTTTTTCAGATTGTTCAAGTTTTACTTTCATAATCTTTCCTCTTCATTAATTTTTCTACAAGTTTCGTATGTGTCTTATGAACGGTAGTTATTGTACCATTATCTGGATTTAAATATACTGTAGCATTTTTACCAATAATTTGAAATGATGATTTGCCATTTTTATTAACTTTAATATCACCAATTTTTAAACTATGTTTGATTGCATCTGTAATATCAAATGGATTCATTTTTCGATTATATGCTTGGTCGTAAAAGTGTCTACTTATTTTTTTGATTTCAGTATCATTTACCCTTGCACCTACGATTTTTCTTAATTCTCGACTGACCTTTTCCTTATACTCCGCTTTATATTTCATTGCTTCTGCCATCGAAATCCTATCAGCAGATTCATTTCGACTCCATTTATTTGTTTCCCAATCACCTTTCCCCTGAATGACCACACCTCTTTTAGTACGGTATGTAATCACACAACCGCACCCCGGATGTCTTTCAAACATTCCCATGTCATATGCTTCATCGTATGGAATATCAACACCACAACGGTCAAGACACCACTGGCATACTTCGCTACCGCCTTTATCGGTTGTATGAATGCCTACGTCGTCATATTCACGAGAAACCAAAACGTTAATGCCGGATTCATCCATGAATTTAGCACTTCTTCTACCTATTTCGTCAACATAGTTTTGAGAAGCAGAAATAAAAAGATTTTCTGCAACATTGAGGGCATCATCCACATTATCATAGTTATCAAACTTTGAAGAAATACTATCTACACATGTGTTGTCATATGAAACTGTAGCAGGTTTTAAATTGACCTTTGCGGCTTCGTATATGACATTTTGTGCCTGCGACGCTACAGTCATGACATCTTGATAGTTTGCTTCCAAAATAGGATTTAAAACCGCCTGAGTAACGGTTAAATCGCCTTTGCTGACTTGTGAGATTGCTTTTTTTGCCAACTGCCCCGCGCGTTCACTATACTTTTGAGCCGCTTCATAACTTGCTTTGCCACTCTCAATCAATTTTCTAAGATGTATAAGTTCAGTATCGTTCTCAATCAATCGCAAATATACTGACTTTGCTTTCTGAGCAATATCGCCCATTAGAAGTTATCTCCGTCAATGCCGAGAATATCTCTCATACTATCATTACCGATATATCCGGGAACTGCTTGATTAACTTTTAGTGCGGCGTCACCTAATGCAGCGATACCAGAGGCATCAGGGGCATAGATTGGTTCCCATAACGGCTTTGTTTGATGCATTTGATTCCGCTTATATGGATACTTATCACGCAC comes from the Bulleidia sp. zg-1006 genome and includes:
- a CDS encoding phage tail spike protein — translated: MKPILYETTEMQFNTNGIGTLADAISCIVEEERNGLYELEMEYPLGGIHYNEIQNNKIIMALPSDGKRLQPFRIYKVSRPVSGIVTIYAQHISYDLAGIPVAPFKASDCASALIGLKNNSMILNPFEVWTDISGTGKYNQKVPATFRSRLAGVEGSILDSFGKGAELEFDRFTVKVHQNRGTDNGVTIRYGKNLIDLKQEESIDAVYTGVLAYWSKEENDKHEIVIGDIQYLDNHADYLKERIYVLECSSDFEKKPTKEQVNNKSKQYLKNNKLGVPKVTLDVSFIQLWQTEEYKNIVSLERVNLCDTVHVIFDKLGVNATAKVIKTEYDVLSERYTKVTLGDAKSSFAQTVKESTKSSIQPLIKSAVDVAVNNATSNITNLSGYVTKITDADGNWTELVISDHPDYKQAKNIWRWTQGGLGFSSNGYAGPYETAITADGQINANAITTGTLDASLIRIGNKTFTETLTELRSNDSDLKTQLEQTAEAISQTVTKKEFDGTMSSITNKFDDKGLHIKRKINGEDSKKEALLNDDELRFTRADGTDAIRINEHESYFGKWVTIANHRFETHPIHEWDIESVGGVNKDSQTISGTGLFYSGDSEGN
- a CDS encoding phage tail tape measure protein, with the protein product MANGIELASAYVRLIPTTDGIGNAISDALGKETAKAGTSAGKQSGKSFLGSFGNAMGRISNSLKPVGEAMTKSLTVPIAGLATAAMASWKQVDDGLDIVVKKTGATGNALHNMQESVRNIATTMPASFKEAGTAIGEVNTRFGLTGKQLEGVSTQFLKFAKINGVDVNSSIDKVQKAMSAFGVSSKDTGAMLDALNKVGQDTGISMDILEQHMITNATALRGMGLNAASSATLLGNLEKSGVDVSTAMQGLKKVQASAMSEGISMQEAFKKALSSSEGAISVFGAKAGPQLYSAFKNGTLSADMFTNSSKALNDSLGSVSNTFDATLDPADQWQTVLNSLMSLGHDIAETLMPSIQTAVNNIIPVVKGLTEGWNGLDDSERDIILTIAGVLAAIGPVTSVLSGITGAVAKLSNGLGVLMSHPILAAIGAVIVALTLLYQNNEGFRKFVNKAWTNIKNVVGGTINAIAGFWNSILKPVLSSIGGAVMALANFVLNPLDSIKNTFLKVFNGIKSIVSPIINWLKGIFSFKWNLPKIKLPHFKLEGSFSLMPPKVPRLSIKWYAKAMDKPYLLDGATIFGSNGNSLLGGGEKGREVIMSENYLRNLIEGKRTQVGTVNMGGVTIQINGYNKDPKELAEIIEEHMVNLARRKEMAFNV
- a CDS encoding phage tail protein translates to MAEMNTNSAKNVSTSSPKITGAIYYAPIGTVLPTDANTALNVAFKGVGYISEEGVTRSQARSSNDVKEWGGGIVATVQTEYSETFKFKMIEALNDIVQKAVYGDANVEGKLVAASSKMTVKHNASEPKTNTWVIDTVMLDGTLSRIVIPNAKITELGDLDYKKDSAIGYDVTLKAMLDDKGNTSYDYYQMPAA
- a CDS encoding Gp19/Gp15/Gp42 family protein, whose amino-acid sequence is MINLASVNDVNTLWKPLSNAEQEQVEALLPVVSDSLRQEAMKVGKDLDKMIAKGEILSNVVKSVVVDIVSRYLDQLSSDNASMLSQESQSALGYSWSGTYVNTGGGMSILKKDLKRLGLTRQRFGVVDLYGIH
- a CDS encoding phage major capsid protein, with translation MSTITKSTNLFPAELVTEVFSKAKGHSSLAKLSGQTPIPFAGMTEMTFAMDGEASIVGEGENKPAGDASFKPVTIAPMKFIYQHRLTDEFVNMSEEQQLPYLQAFADGFSAKIARALDISAFHGVNPATKTAVTSLATKNFDMASITTVTTTAGKEDEDIDTAVQAITGEDGVVTGIAMAPAFSAALSKIKVNGVVQYPEFRFGQNPEAFYGMASDVNNTVSFGTSKDLAIVGDFQNAFKWGYAENVPCEIIEYGDPDGQGDLKRTNQIVLRAEAYIGWGILDTASFKKIAKA
- a CDS encoding DUF4355 domain-containing protein; its protein translation is MAEVFTPITTQEQFDSVMKDRLERERSSVTKKYEGYTSPTDLEQIKKDYDTQISTLSKDAETKAKKYADYDKQLADRDSKIKSYETASVKTRIAHETGLPYEMASRLSGETEEDIRKDAETLVKLIGNNKPKAPLAEPEGNQGGEKNNAVRALAKSLKGE
- a CDS encoding terminase, producing MAEPKRLGRQTPTQSIILPYEKTYGEEAIALYEKSKRKAQDWQKLLIYDLLSYDDEELWVHSKFGYAVSRRNGKNEVITIREIYGLIKGERILHTAHRTPTSSSAFSRLYDIMVKAGYKEKEDFIVTRQYGLEKIEMIEGGGLASFRTRTSKGGLGEGYDLLIIDEAQEYQNDQETTLKYVVSSSPNPQTIFCGTPPTMVSSGTVFTHMRENTLAGKTSNTGWAEWSVESMTDVNDVETWYETNPSLGTILTERKIRDEIGEDELDFNIQRLGYWTKLNLKSDISESQWKELQVDKLPKFKGKLYAGIRFGADGKNVALSIAVKTTNDLIFVESIDCQPQRNGLGWLIRFLKQAELQNVVIDGAGGQKLLADAMKDAGIKKEPIFPKVGEVIEANALFQQCLDQKMICHKGQPSLLQSVCNVQRRAIGSNGGFGFKSIKETVDVSLMESMIFAFWSCKKTKERRKQKVFY